In Tripterygium wilfordii isolate XIE 37 chromosome 15, ASM1340144v1, whole genome shotgun sequence, one DNA window encodes the following:
- the LOC119980065 gene encoding cysteine-rich and transmembrane domain-containing protein WIH1-like: protein MNQYNQNQSAEAYPPPPPSTAPIYVAPPPAGYPMKDGTGIPQSHAPIETKSRGDGFWKGCCAALCCCCALDICF from the exons ATGAATCAATACAATCAGAACCAGTCTGCAG AGGCATACCCACCGCCGCCACCATCCACCGCACCAATATACGTGGCACCACCACCGGCCGGTTATCCAATGAAGGACGGCACAGGCATACCACAAAGTCATGCTCCAATTGAGACCAAGTCCAGAGGCGATGGCTTCTGGAAGGGTTG TTGTGCCGCCCTGTGTTGCTGTTGTGCCCTGGACATCTGCTTCTAA
- the LOC119980064 gene encoding 60S ribosomal protein L27-3 — translation MVKFLKPNKAVIILQGRYAGRKAVIVKNFDDGTRDRAYGHCLVAGIKKYPAKVIRKDSAKKTAKKSRVKCFVKLVNYQHLMPTRYTLDVDLKDTVALDSLQSKDKKVAACKETKAKFEERFKTGKNRWFFTKLRF, via the coding sequence atggttAAATTTTTGAAACCAAATAAGGCAGTGATTATCCTTCAGGGCCGCTATGCGGGCCGCAAGGCTGTCATTGTCAAGAATTTTGACGACGGCACTCGCGACCGTGCATATGGCCACTGTTTGGTTGCAGGGATAAAGAAGTACCCGGCGAAGGTCATCAGGAAGGATTCGGCCAAGAAGACGGCAAAGAAGTCACGAGTCAAGTGCTTCGTCAAGCTTGTCAACTACCAACACTTGATGCCTACGCGTTACACCCTCGATGTGGATTTGAAGGACACTGTGGCCCTCGATTCTTTGCAGAGCAAGGACAAGAAGGTCGCAGCTTGCAAGGAGACCAAGGCCAAGTTCGAGGAGCGATTCAAGACGGGCAAGAACAGGTGGTTTTTTACCAAGCTTAGGTTTTGA
- the LOC119979913 gene encoding ribonuclease S-2-like: MATKIAINLQILLIIIVIVLIIIYFDASDARKRAKRRSVNNGSFHFYKTSLRWPRTYCNTKSRKSCETPIVSRFLVHGLWPAYLNPHETVPPFNISGCTTTQPTPKYVVPSQASFFGSRIQDKKTYWSDPIEYSNMETNMRAWKYQWVNHGMCWAYPVEPLLYFDAPVDYIKNHDLLQILAAAGPTIIPVTDHKYDRDHIAQTLIDAIGGIPEIDCYQNDLWQIRVCFDKSNQVMNCPIKFHTGCNQDIGFPPA, translated from the exons ATGGCAACCAAAATTGCAATAAATTTACAAATTCtactcatcatcatcgtcatcgtGTTGATCatcatctattttgatgcaagTGATGCGAGGAAACGCGCAAAACGTCGGTCAGTAAACAATGGTTCATTTCACTTCTACAAAACAAGCTTAAGGTGGCCGAGGACCTATTGCAACACTAAATCAAGGAAAAGTTGTGAAACTCCGATCGTATCTCGTTTTCTTGTGCACGGCCTTTGGCCTGCTTACCTCAACCCTCATGAAACCGTACCGCCTTTCAACATCAGCGGATGCACCACCACTCAACCCACCCCAAAATACG TGGTTCCAAGCCAGGCTTCATTTTTCGGATCAAGAATACAAGATAAGAAAACCTATTGGTCGGACCCTATCGAGTACAGCAACATGGAGACGAATATGAGAGCGTGGAAATACCAGTGGGTGAATCATGGCATGTGTTGGGCGTACCCAGTTGAACCACTCTTGTACTTCGATGCACCAGTAGATTATATTAAGAACCATGACTTGCTCCAAATCCTTGCTGCAGCAG GCCCTACTATCATTCCAGTCACTGATCACAAGTATGATCGAGACCATATTGCTCAAACACTCATTGATGCAATTGGAGGGATTCCAGAGATTGACTGCTACCAGAATGACCTGTGGCAGATCAGGGTCTGTTTTGATAAAAGCAATCAAGTGATGAACTGCCCTATCAAATTCCATACCGGATGCAATCAGGATATAGGATTTCCTCCGGCATAG
- the LOC120016010 gene encoding nuclear mitotic apparatus protein 1-like isoform X1, which translates to MEGDTQVSSEVPVMKADAGPVEVNNGDLAPVGKEERKEDEEITLDGEFVKVEKEPVEVKISSEDDKPAVTERSLSGSSRELLEAQEKVKELELELERVTGVLKNSESENSKLKDEFLLTKEKLEGNGKKFEELELGHKKLQGQIIKAEENYKSELSTLQDALQTQEAKHKELVEVKEAFDSLNLEVESSRNKMQELEQELQRSGGEALKFEELHKQSGSHAESETQRASEFEKLLEVAKQSAKEMEDQMALLQEEVKGLYEKITENQKFEEALKATATELLAAQAELAVSKTQKLDTEKLLSSNEAIINELKDQLELKKASESQVKEDMSALENLLTATKEDLQAKVSELEEMRQKLQDEVNAKELVESGLKVQEAQVSTMQEELAKVAEDKEALEAAVADLSSNAANLKELCSDLEDKLKFSNENFNKSDSLLSQALSNNAELEQKLKSLEELHNESGVAATTATLKNTELEELIRTTNEAAEEAKSQLRELETRFIAAEQRNVELEQHLNLVELKSNDNERGAREFSEKAAELSKALMEIEEEKKLLNDQMKDYQDKITQLESSLSQSLSRNSELEEELKIAKEKGAEHEDRASMNHQRSIELEDLFQQSHSKVEHAGKKVNELELLLEAEKYRIQELEEQISLLEKKCADSEADSKKYSDRVAEFGSELETFQARASSLEVALQIANEKESELTGLLNVARDEKKRFEEALNSSNEKLHEAENILEVLQNDLTMTQENLKNIENDLNVAGFRENEVLEKLKLAEEQLKEQGRVIEQATSRNSELESLHESLTRDTDLKLQEAMENFTNRDSEAKSLFEKVKVLEDQVKTYAKQIAEETDRSTSLKEELDLYFMKVASLETANEELKKQILEAENKVYNSFSDNELLLETNHQLKSKVNELQELLDSAMSEKEASAQQLSSHTNNITELTDKHSRALELHSAAEARIVEAENQLQEAIQKFGQRDIEAKDLNEKLEALESQIKLYEGQAHEASAIAESHKIELEETLLKLKNLESVIDELQTKLNHFEKESEGLAEANSNLTEELAIYESKLSGVQAKLSAAHVEKDETVEHLQTSKKTIEELSQQLSAEGQKLQSQIYSIMEENNLLSETHQNTKTELQSMIFQLEERLKEQKANEDALRSELENLKGEIAEKAALQTRLKEVEEQLVLGEAQLKDEKGSYSQKEVEREAALNKSLDDLEAKNKELVRLEKLVKELEQKLQDADAKFLEKGKETSSSVPKDVVEIKSRDIGSTISTPTKRKSKKRSEATSTVTSSSPGTHGLTENHSAMTSFKLILAVALVSIIVGVILGKRY; encoded by the exons ATGGAAGGAGACACTCAAGTGAGTTCAGAAGTCCCAGTGATGAAGGCTGATGCTGGTCCTGTCGAG GTGAATAATGGAGACTTAGCACCGGtgggaaaagaagaaaggaaagaagatgaagaaattaCGTTGGATGGAGAATTTGTTAAAGTAGAGAAGGAACCGGTCGAAGTGAAGATCTCTTCTGAGGATGACAAACCAGCTGTCACTGAGAGAAGCTTAAGTGGTTCAAGTAGGGAATTACTAGAAGCCCAAGAGAAGGTGAAGGAACTTGAGCTTGAGTTGGAAAGAGTTACTGGGGTTTTGAAGAATTCAGAATCTGAAAACAGTAAGTTGAAGGATGAGTTCTTGCTTACTAAAGAGAAGTTGGAGGGAAATGGAAAGAAATTTGAAGAGCTCGAACTTGGTCACAAGAAATTGCAGGGTCAGATAATAAAAGCTGAAGAGAACTACAAATCAGAGCTCAGTACTTTACAAGACGCATTGCAAACTCAAGAAGCAAAGCACAAGGAGCTGGTTGAGGTGAAGGAGGCATTTGACAGTCTTAACCTTGAGGTTGAAAGTTCGAGAAATAAGATGCAAGAGCTAGAACAAGAACTGCAGCGTTCTGGAGGTGAGGCACTGAAGTTTGAAGAGCTGCACAAGCAAAGCGGTTCACATGCAGAATCTGAGACGCAGAGGGCATCAGAGTTTGAAAAGCTGCTTGAAGTAGCAAAGCAGAGTGCTAAAGAAATGGAAGATCAGATGGCTTTACTGCAAGAAGAAGTCAAGGGCTTATATGAAAAGATCACTGAGaatcaaaaatttgaagaagCACTCAAGGCCACTGCAACAGAGCTTCTTGCAGCTCAAGCGGAGTTGGCAGTTTCCAAAACACAAAAACTTGACACGGAGAAATTACTTTCATCGAATGAAGCTATTATAAATGAACTAAAGGATCAATTGGAGCTAAAAAAGGCTTCAGAGTCTCAGGTTAAAGAAGACATGTCTGCTCTTGAGAATTTGTTAACTGCAACAAAAGAAGACCTTCAAGCGAAGGTTTCTGAGTTGGAGGAAATGAGGCAGAAGCTGCAGGATGAAGTGAATGCAAAGGAATTAGTTGAATCTGGGTTAAAAGTGCAAGAAGCCCAGGTCTCAACTATGCAGGAAGAACTGGCTAAAGTAGCGGAAGATAAAGAAGCTCTTGAAGCTGCTGTGGCAGATCTCTCTAGCAATGCGGCAAATTTGAAGGAGTTATGCAGTGACCTTGaggataaattaaaattttccaatgaGAATTTTAATAAATCAGATTCGCTTCTTTCTCAGGCTTTGTCAAACAATGCAGAGCTTGAACAGAAGTTAAAGTCTCTTGAAGAGCTCCATAATGAATCTGGGGTTGCTGCAACAACAGCTACTCTAAAGAATACAGAGCTTGAGGAACTGATCAGGACGACAAATGAAGCAGCAGAAGAAGCAAAATCACAATTGAGGGAGCTTGAGACACGATTCATTGCAGCGGAACAAAGGAATGTGGAGCTAGAGCAGCATTTGAATTTGGTTGAACTAAAGAGCAATGATAACGAGAGAGGAGCAAGAGAATTCTCTGAGAAAGCAGCAGAACTCAGCAAGGCATTGATGGAGattgaggaagaaaagaaactgTTAAATGACCAAATGAAGGACTACCAAGATAAGATAACCCAACTGGAATCTTCCTTGAGCCAATCATTATCGCGGAACTCGGAGCTTGAGGAGGAGTTGAAGATTGCCAAGGAGAAGGGTGCTGAACATGAGGACAGAGCCAGCATGAATCATCAGCGCAGCATTGAGCTAGAAGATCTTTTCCAACAATCCCATTCCAAAGTGGAACATGCAGGAAAAAAGGTGAATGAATTGGAGTTGTTACTTGAAGCAGAGAAGTACAGAATTCAAGAGCTTGAAGAGCAAATCAGCTTATTAGAGAAGAAATGTGCAGATTCTGAAGCAGACTCGAAGAAGTATTCAGACAGGGTAGCAGAATTTGGATCAGAACTCGAGACATTTCAAGCAAGAGCATCAAGCCTTGAAGTTGCCCTACAAATTGCCAACGAGAAGGAGAGTGAGTTGACAGGTCTGTTGAATGTGGCAAGAGATGAGAAGAAAAGGTTTGAGGAAGCATTGAACAGTTCCAATGAGAAGCTCCATGAAGCAGAAAATATATTGGAAGTCCTGCAGAATGATTTAACTATGACTCAAGAAAACTTGAAGAACATTGAGAATGATCTTAATGTTGCTGGATTCAGAGAAAATGAGGTGTTGGAGAAGCTTAAATTAGCTGAGGAACAATTGAAGGAACAAGGAAGAGTAATAGAGCAAGCTACTTCAAGGAACTCAGAGCTTGAATCCTTACATGAGTCTTTAACAAGGGATACAGACCTTAAATTACAGGAAGCAATGGAGAACTTCACCAACAGGGATTCTGAGGCAAAATCCCTCTTTGAGAAAGTGAAGGTTCTTGAAGACCAGGTGAAGACATATGCAAAGCAGATAGCTGAAGAAACTGACAGGTCCACATCCTTGAAGGAGGAATTGGACTTGTACTTCATGAAAGTTGCTTCTTTGGAAACTGCCAATGAAGAACTTAAAAAGCAGATCCTAGAAGCAGAAAATAAAGTTTACAACTCCTTTTCAGACAATGAACTTTTACTCGAGACAAACCATCAACTGAAAAGCAAGGTCAATGAACTTCAAGAATTACTAGATTCAGCCATGTCTGAGAAGGAAGCCAGCGCTCAACAACTTTCTTCCCACACAAACAATATAACAGAACTAACGGATAAGCATTCACGAGCATTGGAACTTCATTCTGCAGCTGAAGCCCGCATTGTAGAAGCAGAAAATCAGTTGCAAGAAGCCATTCAAAAATTTGGTCAGAGAGACATTGAAGCCAAAGATTTAAATGAGAAGCTAGAGGCCCTTGAAAGCCAAATAAAACTGTATGAAGGACAAGCTCATGAAGCATCTGCAATTGCAGAATCTCACAAAATTGAGCTAGAAGAGACGCTTTTAAAATTAAAGAATTTGGAAAGTGTTATTGATGAACTTCAAACTAAGCTGAATCATTTTGAAAAGGAGAGTGAAGGACTAGCTGAAGCAAATTCAAATCTTACTGAGGAGCTGGCCATTTATGAATCTAAACTGAGTGGTGTCCAAGCAAAATTGTCTGCAGCCCATGTTGAGAAGGATGAAACGGTCGAACATCTTCAGACTTCAAAGAAGACTATTGAAGAATTATCACAGCAGCTTAGTGCTGAAGGACAGAAACTACAATCTCAG ATATATTCCATTATGGAAGAGAACAATTTGCTCAGTGAAACACATCAAAATACAAAGACAGAACTTCAGTCTATGATTTTCCAACTTGAGGAACGACTGAAAGAACAGAAGGCAAATGAAGATGCCTTAAGATCTGAGCTTGAAAATCTCAAGGGCGAGATAGCTGAGAAGGCTGCATTGCAAACTCGACTAAAGGAAGTTGAAGAGCAGTTGGTGTTAGGTGAAGCTCAACTAAAAGATGAG AAAGGATCATACTCTCAGAAAGAGGTGGAACGAGAAGCAGCTCTGAATAAATCCCTTGATGATCTTGAAGCTAAAAACAAAGAACTTGTGCGTTTGGAGAAGCTTGTGAAGGAGCTTGAGCAGAAATTGCAAGACGCAGATGCCAAATTTTTAGAAAAG GGTAAGGAAACCAGCTCAAGTGTACCGAAGGATGTTGTAGAGATAAAATCCAGGGACATTGGATCAACCATTTCTACTCCAACAAAGAGAAAGAGTAAGAAAAGGTCTGAAGCGACGTCAACGGTAACCTCATCCTCTCCAGGGACCCATGGTCTAACTGAGAACCATTCTGCTATGACCTCATTCAAGCTCATCTTGGCAGTTGCTCTAGTGTCTATTATCGTTGGTGTGATCTTGGGGAAAAGATACTAG
- the LOC120016010 gene encoding nuclear mitotic apparatus protein 1-like isoform X2: MEGDTQVSSEVPVMKADAGPVEVNNGDLAPVGKEERKEDEEITLDGEFVKVEKEPVEVKISSEDDKPAVTERSLSGSSRELLEAQEKVKELELELERVTGVLKNSESENSKLKDEFLLTKEKLEGNGKKFEELELGHKKLQGQIIKAEENYKSELSTLQDALQTQEAKHKELVEVKEAFDSLNLEVESSRNKMQELEQELQRSGGEALKFEELHKQSGSHAESETQRASEFEKLLEVAKQSAKEMEDQMALLQEEVKGLYEKITENQKFEEALKATATELLAAQAELAVSKTQKLDTEKLLSSNEAIINELKDQLELKKASESQVKEDMSALENLLTATKEDLQAKVSELEEMRQKLQDEVNAKELVESGLKVQEAQVSTMQEELAKVAEDKEALEAAVADLSSNAANLKELCSDLEDKLKFSNENFNKSDSLLSQALSNNAELEQKLKSLEELHNESGVAATTATLKNTELEELIRTTNEAAEEAKSQLRELETRFIAAEQRNVELEQHLNLVELKSNDNERGAREFSEKAAELSKALMEIEEEKKLLNDQMKDYQDKITQLESSLSQSLSRNSELEEELKIAKEKGAEHEDRASMNHQRSIELEDLFQQSHSKVEHAGKKVNELELLLEAEKYRIQELEEQISLLEKKCADSEADSKKYSDRVAEFGSELETFQARASSLEVALQIANEKESELTGLLNVARDEKKRFEEALNSSNEKLHEAENILEVLQNDLTMTQENLKNIENDLNVAGFRENEVLEKLKLAEEQLKEQGRVIEQATSRNSELESLHESLTRDTDLKLQEAMENFTNRDSEAKSLFEKVKVLEDQVKTYAKQIAEETDRSTSLKEELDLYFMKVASLETANEELKKQILEAENKVYNSFSDNELLLETNHQLKSKVNELQELLDSAMSEKEASAQQLSSHTNNITELTDKHSRALELHSAAEARIVEAENQLQEAIQKFGQRDIEAKDLNEKLEALESQIKLYEGQAHEASAIAESHKIELEETLLKLKNLESVIDELQTKLNHFEKESEGLAEANSNLTEELAIYESKLSGVQAKLSAAHVEKDETVEHLQTSKKTIEELSQQLSAEGQKLQSQIYSIMEENNLLSETHQNTKTELQSMIFQLEERLKEQKANEDALRSELENLKGEIAEKAALQTRLKEVEEQLVLGEAQLKDEKEVEREAALNKSLDDLEAKNKELVRLEKLVKELEQKLQDADAKFLEKGKETSSSVPKDVVEIKSRDIGSTISTPTKRKSKKRSEATSTVTSSSPGTHGLTENHSAMTSFKLILAVALVSIIVGVILGKRY, from the exons ATGGAAGGAGACACTCAAGTGAGTTCAGAAGTCCCAGTGATGAAGGCTGATGCTGGTCCTGTCGAG GTGAATAATGGAGACTTAGCACCGGtgggaaaagaagaaaggaaagaagatgaagaaattaCGTTGGATGGAGAATTTGTTAAAGTAGAGAAGGAACCGGTCGAAGTGAAGATCTCTTCTGAGGATGACAAACCAGCTGTCACTGAGAGAAGCTTAAGTGGTTCAAGTAGGGAATTACTAGAAGCCCAAGAGAAGGTGAAGGAACTTGAGCTTGAGTTGGAAAGAGTTACTGGGGTTTTGAAGAATTCAGAATCTGAAAACAGTAAGTTGAAGGATGAGTTCTTGCTTACTAAAGAGAAGTTGGAGGGAAATGGAAAGAAATTTGAAGAGCTCGAACTTGGTCACAAGAAATTGCAGGGTCAGATAATAAAAGCTGAAGAGAACTACAAATCAGAGCTCAGTACTTTACAAGACGCATTGCAAACTCAAGAAGCAAAGCACAAGGAGCTGGTTGAGGTGAAGGAGGCATTTGACAGTCTTAACCTTGAGGTTGAAAGTTCGAGAAATAAGATGCAAGAGCTAGAACAAGAACTGCAGCGTTCTGGAGGTGAGGCACTGAAGTTTGAAGAGCTGCACAAGCAAAGCGGTTCACATGCAGAATCTGAGACGCAGAGGGCATCAGAGTTTGAAAAGCTGCTTGAAGTAGCAAAGCAGAGTGCTAAAGAAATGGAAGATCAGATGGCTTTACTGCAAGAAGAAGTCAAGGGCTTATATGAAAAGATCACTGAGaatcaaaaatttgaagaagCACTCAAGGCCACTGCAACAGAGCTTCTTGCAGCTCAAGCGGAGTTGGCAGTTTCCAAAACACAAAAACTTGACACGGAGAAATTACTTTCATCGAATGAAGCTATTATAAATGAACTAAAGGATCAATTGGAGCTAAAAAAGGCTTCAGAGTCTCAGGTTAAAGAAGACATGTCTGCTCTTGAGAATTTGTTAACTGCAACAAAAGAAGACCTTCAAGCGAAGGTTTCTGAGTTGGAGGAAATGAGGCAGAAGCTGCAGGATGAAGTGAATGCAAAGGAATTAGTTGAATCTGGGTTAAAAGTGCAAGAAGCCCAGGTCTCAACTATGCAGGAAGAACTGGCTAAAGTAGCGGAAGATAAAGAAGCTCTTGAAGCTGCTGTGGCAGATCTCTCTAGCAATGCGGCAAATTTGAAGGAGTTATGCAGTGACCTTGaggataaattaaaattttccaatgaGAATTTTAATAAATCAGATTCGCTTCTTTCTCAGGCTTTGTCAAACAATGCAGAGCTTGAACAGAAGTTAAAGTCTCTTGAAGAGCTCCATAATGAATCTGGGGTTGCTGCAACAACAGCTACTCTAAAGAATACAGAGCTTGAGGAACTGATCAGGACGACAAATGAAGCAGCAGAAGAAGCAAAATCACAATTGAGGGAGCTTGAGACACGATTCATTGCAGCGGAACAAAGGAATGTGGAGCTAGAGCAGCATTTGAATTTGGTTGAACTAAAGAGCAATGATAACGAGAGAGGAGCAAGAGAATTCTCTGAGAAAGCAGCAGAACTCAGCAAGGCATTGATGGAGattgaggaagaaaagaaactgTTAAATGACCAAATGAAGGACTACCAAGATAAGATAACCCAACTGGAATCTTCCTTGAGCCAATCATTATCGCGGAACTCGGAGCTTGAGGAGGAGTTGAAGATTGCCAAGGAGAAGGGTGCTGAACATGAGGACAGAGCCAGCATGAATCATCAGCGCAGCATTGAGCTAGAAGATCTTTTCCAACAATCCCATTCCAAAGTGGAACATGCAGGAAAAAAGGTGAATGAATTGGAGTTGTTACTTGAAGCAGAGAAGTACAGAATTCAAGAGCTTGAAGAGCAAATCAGCTTATTAGAGAAGAAATGTGCAGATTCTGAAGCAGACTCGAAGAAGTATTCAGACAGGGTAGCAGAATTTGGATCAGAACTCGAGACATTTCAAGCAAGAGCATCAAGCCTTGAAGTTGCCCTACAAATTGCCAACGAGAAGGAGAGTGAGTTGACAGGTCTGTTGAATGTGGCAAGAGATGAGAAGAAAAGGTTTGAGGAAGCATTGAACAGTTCCAATGAGAAGCTCCATGAAGCAGAAAATATATTGGAAGTCCTGCAGAATGATTTAACTATGACTCAAGAAAACTTGAAGAACATTGAGAATGATCTTAATGTTGCTGGATTCAGAGAAAATGAGGTGTTGGAGAAGCTTAAATTAGCTGAGGAACAATTGAAGGAACAAGGAAGAGTAATAGAGCAAGCTACTTCAAGGAACTCAGAGCTTGAATCCTTACATGAGTCTTTAACAAGGGATACAGACCTTAAATTACAGGAAGCAATGGAGAACTTCACCAACAGGGATTCTGAGGCAAAATCCCTCTTTGAGAAAGTGAAGGTTCTTGAAGACCAGGTGAAGACATATGCAAAGCAGATAGCTGAAGAAACTGACAGGTCCACATCCTTGAAGGAGGAATTGGACTTGTACTTCATGAAAGTTGCTTCTTTGGAAACTGCCAATGAAGAACTTAAAAAGCAGATCCTAGAAGCAGAAAATAAAGTTTACAACTCCTTTTCAGACAATGAACTTTTACTCGAGACAAACCATCAACTGAAAAGCAAGGTCAATGAACTTCAAGAATTACTAGATTCAGCCATGTCTGAGAAGGAAGCCAGCGCTCAACAACTTTCTTCCCACACAAACAATATAACAGAACTAACGGATAAGCATTCACGAGCATTGGAACTTCATTCTGCAGCTGAAGCCCGCATTGTAGAAGCAGAAAATCAGTTGCAAGAAGCCATTCAAAAATTTGGTCAGAGAGACATTGAAGCCAAAGATTTAAATGAGAAGCTAGAGGCCCTTGAAAGCCAAATAAAACTGTATGAAGGACAAGCTCATGAAGCATCTGCAATTGCAGAATCTCACAAAATTGAGCTAGAAGAGACGCTTTTAAAATTAAAGAATTTGGAAAGTGTTATTGATGAACTTCAAACTAAGCTGAATCATTTTGAAAAGGAGAGTGAAGGACTAGCTGAAGCAAATTCAAATCTTACTGAGGAGCTGGCCATTTATGAATCTAAACTGAGTGGTGTCCAAGCAAAATTGTCTGCAGCCCATGTTGAGAAGGATGAAACGGTCGAACATCTTCAGACTTCAAAGAAGACTATTGAAGAATTATCACAGCAGCTTAGTGCTGAAGGACAGAAACTACAATCTCAG ATATATTCCATTATGGAAGAGAACAATTTGCTCAGTGAAACACATCAAAATACAAAGACAGAACTTCAGTCTATGATTTTCCAACTTGAGGAACGACTGAAAGAACAGAAGGCAAATGAAGATGCCTTAAGATCTGAGCTTGAAAATCTCAAGGGCGAGATAGCTGAGAAGGCTGCATTGCAAACTCGACTAAAGGAAGTTGAAGAGCAGTTGGTGTTAGGTGAAGCTCAACTAAAAGATGAG AAAGAGGTGGAACGAGAAGCAGCTCTGAATAAATCCCTTGATGATCTTGAAGCTAAAAACAAAGAACTTGTGCGTTTGGAGAAGCTTGTGAAGGAGCTTGAGCAGAAATTGCAAGACGCAGATGCCAAATTTTTAGAAAAG GGTAAGGAAACCAGCTCAAGTGTACCGAAGGATGTTGTAGAGATAAAATCCAGGGACATTGGATCAACCATTTCTACTCCAACAAAGAGAAAGAGTAAGAAAAGGTCTGAAGCGACGTCAACGGTAACCTCATCCTCTCCAGGGACCCATGGTCTAACTGAGAACCATTCTGCTATGACCTCATTCAAGCTCATCTTGGCAGTTGCTCTAGTGTCTATTATCGTTGGTGTGATCTTGGGGAAAAGATACTAG